A segment of the Corallococcus silvisoli genome:
CCCTCCAGAACCATTTGCCCGGACCCGTCGCCGACGCGTCCAGGGTGGGCGTGGCCGTCTCCTGGACCCGCACGTCGCCCGCGAAGTCCGCCGTCCCCGCCAGCTCCACGCGGTACACCTTCGCCCCGGGGACCGCCTTCCAGACGAGCGCGGGCGCCTTGGGGTAGATGCCGCCGCGCGGCCGCTCCAGCGCCGGGGCCGCCAGGAGCGCGCGGGGCGCTTCCGGTGCCTCGGCCGGCTTCGCGCGCGAACCAAAGCCCGCGCCCACGTCCACGGAGCCCCTCTCCGCGCCCAGGGCCACCTTGCCCTCCAGCGTCTCCACGCGGCTGGTGCCGTCCTCCTGCTGGGAGACGCGGAAGCGCGTGCCGCGCACCCCGGCCACCGCGCCGCGCGTGCGCACCTCGAAGGTGGAGCCCGTCCCGCCCGGCGCCGCCTCCGTCTCCACCGTGCCCTTCACCAGGTCCAGGAGCACCTTGCGCTGGCGCTCGGCCGTCAGCTCCAGCGTGCCCAGGCGCACCGCGCTTTGGGGCGACAGGAACAGGTTGCTGCCATCCGCCAGCGCCAGCTCCGCGCGGCCGGTGTCGCCCGTCGCCACGAGCTCCCCCGAATACAGCGAGTCACCCGCCACGCGCGGCCGGGGCTCCGCCTCGCCCAGGCGGGCCGTCACCGGGCCGCTGGCCGTGCGCACCCTGGCCACCGCCGGCTGGGCCGGACGCTCCACGTACGCCAGCTGCAGCTGGCCCGGGGCGCGGGGCTCGTTCATGGGCGCCACGAAGGACACCCGCGTGCGGGGGATGCCCGCGGACACCAGCACCTCCGCCGCCGCCTTCGCCACCGCCAGGCCCTGGCCGTCCAACCGCTCCGCGTCCGGCAGCTTCGCGGCCACGGTGATGCTCCGGATGGCGGGGCGTGCCTTCACGGCCTCCGCCACCTCGCGCAGGCACGCCTCCGTCCGGGCGCCCCGGGGCTCCAGTCGGAGGCCCGTGATCATCCTCCCATCGTCGAACGTCAGGCCGCCGCAGGCGGTGTCCTCCTCCGCGAAGCCCGCCGCGGGAACGGTGCACAGCATCAGGGAGAGCAGCAGCGGGGCGCCCGGGGTCCTCACGGCGACCCTCCTTCCGCCGAACCGGCGGTCTTCACGATGTTGAACTCCACGCGGCGGTTGTTCTCGCGTCCGGCCGCGGTGGCGTTGGTGTCCACCGGCTTCGTCTCGCCATGGCCCACCGCCTCCAGGCGCTGCCCCGCGATGCCGCTCTTCATCAGCCAGTCGCGCACGTGGTTGGCGCGCCGCTGCGACAGGTCCAGGTTCTTCGCGTCGTCGCCCTGGCTGTCCGTGTGGCCCTCCACGCGCACCCGCTCCAGCTCCGGGTGGGTGCGCAGGATGGAGGCCACCTGCGCCAGCAGCCCGAAGGACTTGGGCAGGATGACGTCCTTGTTGGTGGCGAAGTACACCTTGTCGAGGATGACGATGCGCGAGCTCTCCAGGCGCACCTTCGACTCGCCCTGATCCGGGCACCCGTCCTCGTCCTTCACGCCGTTGATGACCTCCGCCTCCAGCGGGCACAGGTCCTTGTCGTCCGGGATGCCGTCCTGGTCGTTGTCCGGATCCGGGCAGCCATCCTCGTCCTCGAAGCCGTCCAGGTCCTCCGCCACCATCGGGCACCGGTCCTCGGTGTCCGGGATGCCGTCGCCGTCCATGTCCGCTGGAGCGGGCGCCAGGGCGAGCGGGGCCGGCGGGGCGCCGTTGGCCGTCATCGACTCCGGCAGCGTGTCCGGGCAGCCGTCCTCGTCGCGGTAGCCGTTCACCGTCTCCGGCTCGGTGGGGCAGATGTCGTTCACGTCGGGGATGCCGTCGTTGTCGTCGTCCGGATCCAGGCAGCCGTCGTCGTCCTGGAACCCATCGAAGTCCTCGGGGCCCAGCGCGCACGGGGGCGCCGCGGCCACCGGGGCCTTCGTGCCTCCCGGCGTGTACGTCAGCCCCGCGAGGACGCGGAAGGTGGGCGTGCCATAGCCGCGCGTCAGGCCCGGCCCCGCGCCCACGTTCGCGGCGAACCCCTGGGCGAAGCGGTACTTCACCGCGCCCAGCACCTCCAGGGGGATCTCCTCCGTGTCGGCCTCCTTCAGGCCCATCGCGCCCTTGAGGGTGGCCTGGGCGGACAGCGCCTGGGTGATGGGCACCTCGGCGCCCACGCCGAACGCCAGCTCGTTGCCCACGCGCAGGTTGCGCAGCTGCTCCGTCTTGCGCAGGTTGATGCCCACGTTCGCGAGCAGCCGCAGCGACGGCGTGGCCCACTCACCGGCCACGCGGGGCTGGAAGGTGAGCCCGCTCGCGCCCAGGAAGTGGTCCGCGCCGCCCGTGGGCAGGGTGAAGGGGGCGAGCACCGCCAGGTTCAGCGCGCCCTCCGACAGCAGGGCCAGCTTGGGCACCACCCGCAGGTCGCCCAGTCCCGTCTTGCCCACGCCGCTCGCGAACTGCTCCGACACCGCGGCCGCGGGCTCCGAGCCCGTCACCGTCAGGGGCAGCACCAGGCCCACCTCCAGCCGGTCGAAGAGGGACACCGCCCCCATCAGGTCCAGGGACACCTGCCGCGCCACGATGCGATAGACGAAGGTGTCCTCGCGCGGGTCATAGAAGTTGAGCGGCTGGTGCGAGTAGTTGAGCGACGCGCCCACGTTCCACGTCAGGTGCGGCGCGACGCGGGCGCTGTTCAGCCCGAGCACGTCATACGCGCCCGGACCCGGCTTGTACTGCTGCACGTCGATGGCCTGCGACACCGAGGCCTGGGCCTCCGCCCGCGTCGCGGCACCCAGCGTCAGCCCCACCGCCACCGCCACCGCCACCGTCAGCGCCCGGCCCACGAGGGAGCGGCGCCGGCCGAGCACCGTGAAGTCATCGTCGGCATCCAGCCGATCCGTGCCGCCCTTCGCCCCGAGGCCGTCGGACAGGCCGTCGGCGTCCATGGCGTCGTCGCGCCGGTCGGTCTCGGGGGCATGGGTGATGCCGTCGTGGTTCACGTCTTCCTCGCCATCCAGGAGTCCATCATTGTCGTCGTCGGCGTCGCGCGCGTCGATGAATCCATCGCCACCGGTGTCGATGATCCCATCCAGCCCGTCCAGAATCCCGTCACCGTCGGTGTTGGGGAGGAACGGAGCGAGGCCTCGCTTCCATTCGCGGGTATTGCTCACGCCCTCCTCGCCCGCCCGTCGCGCCCGCGAAGCCGGGGGAGGGCGCGCGGAGGCACGGCGCCTAGCGCGGAGCCTCCAGCAGCTGCGACACGTGCTCCGCCAGGGCGGGCAGCGGCTGGGGCTTGCTCAGCACCAGGTCCACGCCCAGCGCCTGGGCGCGGGTGCCCAGGTCCGGGGTCGCGAACGCCGTCAGCAGCACCATGCGCGTGTCGGGGGAGGCCTCACGCACTCGCTCCGCGATGATCAGCCCTTCCTCGGACTGCGTGCCGCTCAGGCGCAGATCGCTGATGACCAGGTCGTACCGGCCATGCTTCACGCGCTCCAGCGCCTCGTGCAGGTCCGTGGCCGAGTCGACCGCGTAGCCCGCGCTGGAGAAGAAGCGACCCAGGACCCAGCACAGCACCGTCTCGTCGTCGATGATCAGCAGGTTCCGGGGCACGCGGGGCGGCATGAGCAAGGCCAGGGCCAGGGGCGGCGGTGAGAAGCGGGGATGTGTTTCCAGGGACTTGGCCCCGCGAAACCGCGTCCGCGCGACGGAGGTGTCCAGCTTGCGGATCCATTTTCCGGAATCCGGACCAGAGTCTGGAATCGAGCGGGCCGCGTGTCTAGCGCATCGGGACGGGATGCGGCAGGTCCTCGTTGGCCGCCGCGGGAATGAGCGCGGACAGGTGGAGGATGAGCACCGGCATCAGTTGGGGTTTGGGCAACAGCTTCGTGATGCCGCTCGCCCAGGCCGAGTCCCGGACCTCCTCCAGCGGCAGCGCCGTCATCAACAGCAGCGGAACGCGGGGGTCCTGCATCCGCAGATCACGAGCGAAGCGCAGCCCCTCGTCCAGGCCGGGCCGCCCGAACGGATGGTCGATGAGGACCGCGTCGAACAGATGCGTGTCCAGCAGGCTCCGCGCCTGCGCGTCCGTGCGCGCGGTGAGGACGGTGAAGCCCGCGGCCGTCAGGTGACGCGCCGTCGCCCCACGAACCGGGGGCTTCGAATCGAGGAGGAGGATTTTGCCGTGCATGCACAGCGACAGTGCAGCGGTTGTGCCATGCACGGCGTGCCGCGCCAGCCCGAGTCAATGCAAGGGATTGAGGGCAGGGCAGGCCCGGGCGTGAGGAGGCGTTTCCATTTTGTGGACCGGACTCCGGAATCCGGACGGCGCCCGCCCATCACCCGCGTACGGCCCGTCAGGACCCCTTGTGTTGCCAGCCCTTGATCTTCGCGTAGAGCGAGCTGCGGGAGATGCCCAGCTTCGTGGCCGCGCGCTCCACGTGGCCGCCCTCGCGCGCCAGCACCCGTTCGATGTGGCGGTGCTCCAGCTCCTCCAGCGTGAGGTCCGCGCCCAGGGACTCCTCCTCGGCGGGGAGCGACTCGAAGCGCAGGGCGCTCCGGGACAGGCGGGGCGTGCCGGACAGGAGCACGGCGCGCTCCAGCACGTTGCGCAGCTCGCGGATGTTGCCCGGCCAACCGTAGGTCATCAGGGCCCGCTCCGCGTCCGGCTCCAGCTCCACCTGGCCCCGGCCCCGGGCACGCCCCATCTCCGCGAGGAAGTGGCGGGCGAGCACCGGCACGTCCTCCGCGCGCTCGCGCAGCGCGGGCACGTGGAGGATGAGGGTGCTGATGCGGAAGTACAGGTCGCTGCGGAAGCGCTTTTCGCGAGAGGCCAGCGACAGGTCCTGGTGCGTGGCGGCCAGCAACCGGACGTCCACGCGCCGGTCCTTCACGTCGCCCAGCCGCCGGAAGCGCTTCTCCTCCAGCACCTTGAGCAGCTTGGGCTGGACGGCCACGTCCATGTCGCCAATCTCATCCAGGAACAGCGTGCCCCGGTCCGCCACCTCCAAGAGGCCCTGCTTCGCGGCCACCGCGCTGGTGAAGGCGCCCTTCTCGTGTCCGAACAGCTCTGAATCCAGCAGGTCCTTGGACAGCGCGGCGCAGTTCAGGTCCACGAAGGGCGCCTCCTTGCGCGGCCCGCATTCATGCAGCCACCGCGCGAGCACGCTCTTGCCGCTGCCCGTCTCCCCGGTGATGAGCACCGGGCTGTCGCTGTCGCGCATGCGCTCCGCCTGATCGCGAAGCGCGGTGATCGCGGGGCTCGTGCCCAGGAAGGGATCCACCTGCGTGCGCGCGGTGCGCGAGCGGTCCGCCAGCTGCCGCTGCCGCTCGCGCCGCTGGGCCACCAGCCGCTCCAGCACCACCTTCAGCACCGCCAGCTCCACGGGCTTGGTGAGGAACTGCTCGGCGCCCTCCTTCACGGCCTGGACCGCCAGCTCGATGGAGCCGTGGCCCGTCAGCACCACCAGGGGCACGGCCGCGTCCAGCTCCTTGAGCCGGGGCAAAAGCTCCAGCGCCGTGCCATCCGGCAGCCGGTAGTCGATGACGGCCACGTCGGGCCGGTGGGCGCGGAAGCCCTCCTGGGCTTCGGCCACGCTGGTGGCCTCGGCCACGTCGAACCCGTGCTGGGTGAGGTAGCCCTTCATGCCCAGGCGGACGCCGGGCTCGTCGTCCACGAGCAGGATGCGGGTGCGGGTCATGATGCCTGCGACTTCAAGGTGGAGCCGGCGTCGGCGGCCGGGGTCAGGGCGGGCAGCAGGATGGTCACCTCGGCGCCTCCCTGGGGGTGGTTGGACAGGCGGATGCGCCCCTGGTGCTCTTCCAGGATGCGCTGGACGATGGAGAGTCCCAGGCCGGTGCCGCCCCGGCGCTTGCTGAAGAAGGGCTCGAAGACGTGCGGGAGATCCTCGCTCCTGAACCCGGGCCCTCCGTCGTGGATGGTGCAGCGCACCCAGGGGCGGCCCGCCTCCTCCACGGCCTGGGCCGTCACGGACACGGTGCTGCCCTGGGGCGAGTGCTGCACGGCGTTCTCCACCACGTTGCGGAAGACGTGGAACAGCCGGCGCGCGTCCATGCGCACCGGAGGCAGCCCCTCCGCCAGCTCGCGGCGCAGCGTCACCGCCGCCTTGTCCCGCGCGAGCTCGCAGGCGGACAGGGCGTCCGCGACCACGGAGCCCACGGCGCCGTCGGTCCACTCGCCCCGCGCGGGGCGGCCGTACTCGAACAGCTCCTGGGTGAGGTGGGTGAGCCGGCGCACCTCGCCGCGCAGCACCTCCAGGTACGGCTGCAGCTCGGGCTTCGTTCCGAAGGTGGCCTCCACCGCGTCCACCACGGCGGAGATGGAGAACAGGGGGTTGCGCACCTCGTGGGCCACGCCCGCCACGATGGCCCCCATGGCGGCCATCGTCTCGCTGCGGCGCACGTGGGCCTGCAGCTCCAGCAGCCGCGTGATTTCGGTGCCCACCAGGATGATGCGCGCGTCCTCGCTGTCCACCTCGTCCACCCAGGCCGCCGCCAGCTCCCAGGTGCGTCCGGACTCCGCGTCATGCACCTGCCGGCTGGCGCTGCCATGCGTCGCGCGCAGCTCGTCCACCAGGGGGCCCGCGCTGGACCAGGGCGGCGCCCCGACGGTGGAGGCCAGGGGCTGGCCGGAGGGGTCCGACTCCCGGAAGAGCGCGCGGGCCGCGTCGTTGAGCCGGTGGATGATGCCGTCCGCGCTCAGCACCAGCAGCGGCGACGACACCGCGTCGAACGTGCGGCGCCACTCCGTGGCGGAGCGCCGGAAGCTGTCGTGCAGGCGCTGGCGCAGATCCTCCGCGAGGCGCCGGTCGGTGATGTCGGTGACGACGCAGCCCAGGTGCACCGCGCCCTGCGCGTCCATGACGGAGGCGGCTGCGCGGCTGCTCACCCAGCGCACGCGCCCGTCGGCGCAGATGAGCCGGTGCTCCACCTCCGCCTCCGTGCCCGGCGCCAGTCCCTCCACGCACCCCCGGTAGCGCGCCCGGTCCTCCGGGTGGATCATCTCCAGCCACAGCGGCGCGGGCGCGCCGTCCACGCCCGTGCGGGTGAAGGCGCTCAGGGGATAGCCGGTGGTGCGCTCGATGACGGGCGTGCAGTAGAAGTCGCGCAGCACGCCGTTGCGCAGCTTCCCGCCCCACAGGTAGTCCGGCAGCGACCGCGTGAGCACGTCCAGGCGCCCCTCATGCTCCTGGAGGGAGGCCTCCGCGCGCATCCGCTCCGTGACCTCCGACAGGGAGGCGATGACGCCCAGCACCGCGCCGCCGGCGCCGCGCACGCGCGAATAGCTTCCGAACCAGAAGCGCGCCTCTCCGGGGGCGGCGGGCGTCTCCACCTGGAGGCTGACGTCCTGCAACGGCGAGTCCGTTTCCAGCGCGCGGGTCAACCGGGGCGCCAGCGCGGTGCCCAGCGCGGGCAGCACCTCCGTGACGTGGCGGCCCAGGTGCGCGTCCACCGGCAGGCCGTTCATCGCGGCGAGCGCGGCGTTGACGTGCACGTACTTCAGGTCCCGGTCGAAGTACGCGAAGCCCACCGGCGTGATGTCCATCACCGCGTCCCGCAGCGACCGGGCCTCGTCCCCCTGCCGGATCAGCCGCTCGCACTCGCGCCGGGTCGCGGCCCGCGCACGCCAGGTGCCCAGCGCCGCGAGCACGAAGGCGCTCACCGCCAGCGCCGCGAGGCGCGGCCCCCGCTCCCAGCCTTCCGTCACCGCGCCCACCGCGGCCATGAGCACGGCGCAGGTGGCGGCGATGGCGGCGGTCTGGAGCGGGGAGGGCGTTGGAGTGGGCGTGGACATGGCGCGCGGGGAGCGCACGCCACTCTACGATTCCCGGCATCCACTTGCATCGGCGCACGAACCCTCTGGCGTCGGCATGGGACGAAGGACCCGGGAAAGCGGGGAAGCCATCCTCGGGGTGTGCCCAATCCCAGACAGCAGGCCTACCCGATGACGGGCGGCGGTCCGGGCGTGTCGGGGTCGTGGGCGGGGGGATCCTGGATGCCTGGCTCCACCTCCGGGTCCTGCCGGGGCGGCGGAGGTTCCCTGCGCCGGGGCTCGCCCGGCGGTGGTTCCTTCTCCGGCGCGGGCGGGTGGGGCGGCTCGATTTCAGGCGTGGGCTTCGGATCCGGCTCCTTCACCGGCTTCGCGGGCGGATCCGTCTGAGGGTTCGTCGGCATGGACCTCCACACTGTGCATGCCGCTCCTCCACGGAATCGGAGCTGTCTCTCCAGTGTCGGCCGGTGAGCGCTTCACGACAGCGGCGGCGCCGTCCGAGGCCCGCGCCTTGGCCCAGACCTCCACCACGGGCTCGATGCGCGGCGTGAGCTGGAGCATGGAGCTGGGGAAGCAGCGCGACGGCAGCTGCGCGAAGAGCCACCGCACGTGGTCGGCCTCCCATTCATTGGCCACGGCGACGTGGGGCCTGACGATGAGGTCGGTGAAGTGCGGCGCGTGCTCCGAGCTCCCCCGCACCAGCCGGGCCGTCGCGCAGCTCTGGTAGAAGAGCACGTCCACCCCCGCCTCCCGGGCTCCGTCCAGGAAGGCGTGCAGCGTGCGTCCCTCCACCGCGCCCACCAGCAGGGCCTCCGGATCCCAGCGGCCGTCCACCGGCCCTCCAACCCCATCCCCCAGGGGGCGCCCAATCGGCACGGGTGGCGCCCGGTCGCTCGTCAGCACGGCGCCCCGTTCTCCCTGCCAGAACAGGCGCGTTTCATACTCGGTGATGGAAGCGGAAGTCATAAGGCATCTCCTCCGGGCAGGGCATGCGCCATGCGCATTCAACACCCATGCCCCGGCAATGCTTCGCATCCCGCCGGGCATCGCCCTGAAGGACGAGTCCTCCCAGGTAGGCCTGTGATCGCAGGACCACACGTGCCCTGGCCCGCGATGCGGCGCCGGACGGACAGCCCTTTTGGACAATTTCGCCCCAGGGCTCCTTGCTTCACATCCAGTCACTCTTTGTCTGACAAGGGGGGCGGCATGGATGCGATGCGATGGGGCGCCTGGCGGGGGAGTCTTTCCAAGAGGGGACAGAAGGTTCGGACCGCCAGCGGCGCTCGGGAGTGCACGGCCTGACGCGGTTGCCCGCGCGAGGGACACGCCCTGCGCCTGGAGGCCCGCCCGCGAGTGGATGGGCGCGTCCGGGAGGCGTGGCCACCGTCAGCACGGAGCACCCATTGGATCCATGTCCATGCACGAACGACGTGAGGCACCCATGGCCGAGGCCTACGCAAGTCAACTCATCCAGGCACCCGCGGATGTCGTCTGGGACCGAGTGGGAGGTTTTGACAGCCTTCCCCGCTGGCATCCGGGCATCGTCTCCAGCGAGCGGGTCGCGCGTCCTGGCCCCGGTCCAGGGCCCCTGCGCCGGATCACCACGCGCGACGGCTCGGTGTTCCTGGAGGCGCGGCTGGAGCACGACTCGCACGCGCGCAGCTACGCCTACGCGATGCTGGAGGGCCCGCTGCCGGTGCGCGGCTACCAGGCGAAGCTGCGGGTGACGCCGGTGACGGCGACCGGGCAGACCTTCGTGGAGTGGTCCGCCACGTTCGACATGGCGCCCGGCCACGAGGGCGAGGAGGCGGCGCTGGCCCAGTGGATCCGCGACGAGGTCTTCGCCCGCGGCCTCATGGGCCTCGCGCACACCTTCCTGCCGCCCCCGCAGCGGACGCAGGCGGCGGAGCGGGACTTGCGGCGCTGAAGGCTCACAGCCGCATCAGGAAGCGGATCAGGTCCTGCTGCTGCGTGGGCGTGAGGGATTCAGGAGGCCCGCCCGGCGCTTCGGGCGGGTGCGGCGGAAGGCCCACGGAGGGGAGGCCGGGAAGGATGAAGCGGCTGTAGGTATCCACCACGTCCATGAGCGTGGCGTGGCTGTTGTCATGGAAGTACGGCGCGGCCCGGGCGATGCCTCGCAGCGACGGGACGTCGAAGGCCTCGAACTCCGCCGGGTCGCCGCTGATCAGCGCGCGGCCGGGGTCCGTGGAATGCCACTGGGCCGCGAGCGAGGGGCCGGTGATGGGCGCGCCGTTCTCGTCCAGCGCGGGTCCGTCCTCGGTTGCATCAACGAGGGTGGCGGTGTCGGTGCAGCCCGCGAGGCCGGCGGCGAGCGCCATGGCCCCCGGCGCGCGCGACGAGGCGATTCGCTGTCATGTGTTCCCCTCCCAGAAGACGCAGCCGCAAGGGAACACCACGCACCCTCCGGCGTGTCACCGTGGGGAGGCGCCCGCGGGCGGGGGTGGAATGGTACGGCGTGGACGTTTCGCCGCCATCGTGGACGGGGAGGGTGTGAATCCGCCTTCGCTCCGGGCACGATCCGCCTCCTTCTGGAATGAAGGGGACCATGGACATCATCCGCGACGAAAAGCAGGGCGCGAAGGTGAAGCTGGAGCGCATCTCCACGCTGCCTCCCAAGAAGGCGGACCGCGAAAAGGCGAAGGCGGAGTTCGACGCGCTGGGCGAGGAGCTGTTCGACCTTCAGGACCTTCTCTGGGGTGCGAGGATGAACTCCGTGCTCATCGTCCTGCAGGGGCGCGACACCGCGGGCAAGGACGGCACCATCAAGCACGTGGTGGGCAGCCTCAACCCGCGCGGCGTGAGCGTCACGTCCTTTGGCGTGCCCACCCCCGAGGAGCTGGAGCACGACTTCCTCTGGCGCGTCCACCGCGAGACCCCTCGCCAGGGCGAGTTCTCCATCTTCAATCGCTCTCATTACGAGGACGTGCTCGTGGCGCGCGTGAAGTCGCTCGTGCCCAAGCCGCTCTGGAAGGCGCGCTACCAGCACATCCGCGACTTCGAGACGCTGCTCACCGAGCACGGCACCATCATCCTCAAGTTCTTCCTCCACATCAGCCGCAAGGAACAGGAGCAGCGGCTGATCGCGCGTGAGCAGGAGCCGCGCAAGGCGTGGAAGATCTCCACGAGCGACTGGGAGGATCGCGCGCACTGGGTGAATTACACGCACGCCTATGAGGACGTCTTCGCCCGGACGTCCACCGAGCAGGCGCCGTGGCACCTGGTCCCCTCGGATGCCAAGTGGTACCGCAACCTCGTCGTGGCTCGCACCGTGGCGGAGGCCCTGCGCCCCTACCGCGAGCGCTGGCAGGCCCAACTGGATGAGGTCGGCCGGCGGAAGAAGGCCGAGCTCAAGGCCTGGCGCAAGAAGGGCTGACGCGCGACCTCCGGGAGGATTCCGGACACTCGCGGTGCTCCCCGGCTCCACGCGTCATCCATGACGCGCGGAGCCCATGCGCGCGCAATCCACGCCGCTGACCCGCCCATGACATGGGGATGGGACAACGCTGGCGGTCATCCTTCCCGGTGTGTCGCCGGGCGGTCACCGCCGGAGCCCTGTCGCATGGAACGAGCCGCGCCGCCGTCGAGCAAGGACCTCATTGCCCGCACGCGCCCCTTCGCCAATCAGGACGCCGCGCGCTCGCTCTGGGCCCTGCTGTCCACCTACGCGGCGCTCGCGGGGGCCGTGGCGGTGGCGGCCGCCGCGCCCTGGTGGCCGCTGCGCATCGTGGGGGGCTTCATCGAAGCGCTGGTGCTCATCCGTTGCTTCATCCTCTTCCACGACGCGATGCACGGCGCGCTCCTGCCGAAGTCCCGGTGGGCCAAGGCGCTCTTCCAGGTGCAGGGGATCCTGACGCTCACGCCCGCGCGCATCTGGAATGACACGCACAACCACCACCACGCCAACACGGCGCGCATCGCCGCGGACTCCGCGGGCACCTTCGTCACCTGGACCACGGAGCAGTGGCGCGGCGCCACGGGCTGGCAGCGGCTGGGCTACGTGGTGGAGCGCCACCCGGTGACGCTGCTGTTCGGCTACGTCACCGCGTTCCTCATCAGCCTGTGCCTGGTGCCCTTCGTGAAGAACCCGAAGCGCTACTGGACCTCCGGGCTCGCCCTGGGCCTGCACGTGGCGCTGTCCGTGGCCGTCTGGCACTTCCTCGGCCTGGGGGTCTACCTCTGCGCCTTCGTGGGCCCGCTGTTCGTCGCGTACGCGCTGGGCACGTACCTGTTCTACGCGCAGCACAACTTCGACGACGTGGCCATCCTGCCGGAGCCCTCCTGGAACCACGCGGACGCCGCGCTGGAGGCCAGCAGCTACATGCGCTTCGGGCCGGTGATGGAGTGGTTCACGGGCAACATCGGCTACCACCACGTGCACCACCTCAACCCGCGCATCCCGTTCTACCGGCTGCCGGAGGCGATGGCGGCCATCCCGGAGCTGCAGGGGCCGCACCTCACCACACTCACGGTGAAGGACATCGTGGGCTGCCTGCGGCTGAACCTGTGGGACGCGTCGCGCGGTCGGATGGTGCGCTACCGCGACGCGGCGATCCCGGGCTGAGGACCGCCGCCTGAGGAACCACGGCCCGGCGGGCCCGTTCGGGGCCGGCCCGACGAACCCACCGGGCCGGGGTCTCAATTCTCCAGCATGGGCCTGCCCTGGTGGGCCACCAGCAGGTCATGCATGTCGTTGGCGTGCTCCTCCTCCTTGGTGAGGATGTCCTCCAGGAGCCGCCGCGTGGTGGGGTCGTGGTCCGCGAAGTAGCGGATCATGTCGCGGTAGGTCTCGATGGCGATGCGCTCCGCCACCAGGTTCTCGCGGATCATGTCCACCAGGTTCTGGCCCTCGACGTACTGGCTGGCGCTGCGGGACAGCAGCCCCTCGGGGTTGAAGTTCGGCCGTCCCCCCAGCTGATTGATGCGCTCCGCGAGCCGCAGCGCGTGGTCCTGCTCCTCGCGCGCGTGCTGGCCGAACTCCTCCTTCACCGCATCGCTGTTGATGCCCACCGCGGAGATGTAGTGGTGCGTGTAGCGCAGCACGCAGACCACCTCGGTCGCGAGCGCGTCGTTGAGCAGCTTGAGGGTCGTCTGCACGTTGCCCTCGTAGTTCTCCGTGTGGGCGCCTTCCTCCAGGTGCTCGCGAGCGCGGCGGCGGATCTCCTGGATGTCGCTGACGAAGGGCTGCGGATGCGGGTCGGCCATGGCGTTGCCTCCTGGCGGATGCGTGTCTGGAAATTGGGGTGTTCCCCGCGCGTCCGGCCATCCCACCTGCCCCCG
Coding sequences within it:
- a CDS encoding OmpA family protein, translating into MSNTREWKRGLAPFLPNTDGDGILDGLDGIIDTGGDGFIDARDADDDNDGLLDGEEDVNHDGITHAPETDRRDDAMDADGLSDGLGAKGGTDRLDADDDFTVLGRRRSLVGRALTVAVAVAVGLTLGAATRAEAQASVSQAIDVQQYKPGPGAYDVLGLNSARVAPHLTWNVGASLNYSHQPLNFYDPREDTFVYRIVARQVSLDLMGAVSLFDRLEVGLVLPLTVTGSEPAAAVSEQFASGVGKTGLGDLRVVPKLALLSEGALNLAVLAPFTLPTGGADHFLGASGLTFQPRVAGEWATPSLRLLANVGINLRKTEQLRNLRVGNELAFGVGAEVPITQALSAQATLKGAMGLKEADTEEIPLEVLGAVKYRFAQGFAANVGAGPGLTRGYGTPTFRVLAGLTYTPGGTKAPVAAAPPCALGPEDFDGFQDDDGCLDPDDDNDGIPDVNDICPTEPETVNGYRDEDGCPDTLPESMTANGAPPAPLALAPAPADMDGDGIPDTEDRCPMVAEDLDGFEDEDGCPDPDNDQDGIPDDKDLCPLEAEVINGVKDEDGCPDQGESKVRLESSRIVILDKVYFATNKDVILPKSFGLLAQVASILRTHPELERVRVEGHTDSQGDDAKNLDLSQRRANHVRDWLMKSGIAGQRLEAVGHGETKPVDTNATAAGRENNRRVEFNIVKTAGSAEGGSP
- a CDS encoding sigma-54-dependent transcriptional regulator, producing MTRTRILLVDDEPGVRLGMKGYLTQHGFDVAEATSVAEAQEGFRAHRPDVAVIDYRLPDGTALELLPRLKELDAAVPLVVLTGHGSIELAVQAVKEGAEQFLTKPVELAVLKVVLERLVAQRRERQRQLADRSRTARTQVDPFLGTSPAITALRDQAERMRDSDSPVLITGETGSGKSVLARWLHECGPRKEAPFVDLNCAALSKDLLDSELFGHEKGAFTSAVAAKQGLLEVADRGTLFLDEIGDMDVAVQPKLLKVLEEKRFRRLGDVKDRRVDVRLLAATHQDLSLASREKRFRSDLYFRISTLILHVPALRERAEDVPVLARHFLAEMGRARGRGQVELEPDAERALMTYGWPGNIRELRNVLERAVLLSGTPRLSRSALRFESLPAEEESLGADLTLEELEHRHIERVLAREGGHVERAATKLGISRSSLYAKIKGWQHKGS
- a CDS encoding FecR family protein; the encoded protein is MRTPGAPLLLSLMLCTVPAAGFAEEDTACGGLTFDDGRMITGLRLEPRGARTEACLREVAEAVKARPAIRSITVAAKLPDAERLDGQGLAVAKAAAEVLVSAGIPRTRVSFVAPMNEPRAPGQLQLAYVERPAQPAVARVRTASGPVTARLGEAEPRPRVAGDSLYSGELVATGDTGRAELALADGSNLFLSPQSAVRLGTLELTAERQRKVLLDLVKGTVETEAAPGGTGSTFEVRTRGAVAGVRGTRFRVSQQEDGTSRVETLEGKVALGAERGSVDVGAGFGSRAKPAEAPEAPRALLAAPALERPRGGIYPKAPALVWKAVPGAKVYRVELAGTADFAGDVRVQETATPTLDASATGPGKWFWRVLAVDADGFVGYPSRIFSFDVPG
- a CDS encoding response regulator transcription factor: MHGKILLLDSKPPVRGATARHLTAAGFTVLTARTDAQARSLLDTHLFDAVLIDHPFGRPGLDEGLRFARDLRMQDPRVPLLLMTALPLEEVRDSAWASGITKLLPKPQLMPVLILHLSALIPAAANEDLPHPVPMR
- a CDS encoding response regulator yields the protein MPPRVPRNLLIIDDETVLCWVLGRFFSSAGYAVDSATDLHEALERVKHGRYDLVISDLRLSGTQSEEGLIIAERVREASPDTRMVLLTAFATPDLGTRAQALGVDLVLSKPQPLPALAEHVSQLLEAPR
- a CDS encoding PAS domain-containing sensor histidine kinase codes for the protein MRSPRAMSTPTPTPSPLQTAAIAATCAVLMAAVGAVTEGWERGPRLAALAVSAFVLAALGTWRARAATRRECERLIRQGDEARSLRDAVMDITPVGFAYFDRDLKYVHVNAALAAMNGLPVDAHLGRHVTEVLPALGTALAPRLTRALETDSPLQDVSLQVETPAAPGEARFWFGSYSRVRGAGGAVLGVIASLSEVTERMRAEASLQEHEGRLDVLTRSLPDYLWGGKLRNGVLRDFYCTPVIERTTGYPLSAFTRTGVDGAPAPLWLEMIHPEDRARYRGCVEGLAPGTEAEVEHRLICADGRVRWVSSRAAASVMDAQGAVHLGCVVTDITDRRLAEDLRQRLHDSFRRSATEWRRTFDAVSSPLLVLSADGIIHRLNDAARALFRESDPSGQPLASTVGAPPWSSAGPLVDELRATHGSASRQVHDAESGRTWELAAAWVDEVDSEDARIILVGTEITRLLELQAHVRRSETMAAMGAIVAGVAHEVRNPLFSISAVVDAVEATFGTKPELQPYLEVLRGEVRRLTHLTQELFEYGRPARGEWTDGAVGSVVADALSACELARDKAAVTLRRELAEGLPPVRMDARRLFHVFRNVVENAVQHSPQGSTVSVTAQAVEEAGRPWVRCTIHDGGPGFRSEDLPHVFEPFFSKRRGGTGLGLSIVQRILEEHQGRIRLSNHPQGGAEVTILLPALTPAADAGSTLKSQAS